Proteins encoded together in one Oreochromis aureus strain Israel breed Guangdong linkage group 23, ZZ_aureus, whole genome shotgun sequence window:
- the suco gene encoding SUN domain-containing ossification factor isoform X3, with amino-acid sequence MKRLRVLLVCLIVALLCWYPSQHVYCSEQSLSSSGQSRQEKDPDGLEQEQDSTQNKVVEEWKTHTSYDMGLETERAAREKLQKQSIHHEETVKPQEAGEEETKLDPESDTVPVAPEPEPTPDPQAELGLQIHTQDHDHDAPVLATPEPVPAQGQVTTDTPAETSSEPIPSLDSNPDTSPDEAENKPTSQSAGPTHTGAVRVASAGDEFPVDSFVFAEHSDSQCGVIPPELATCESSPFGSPLLSMDEAVTEDQQTDQRHSSGPETEIQSTPGLVDQEQEQHEVLEDGLSVLDQVGNTSHHQDKEQQTGETNIARETDPSVPSKEDIPTFDEWKKQVMEVEKEKSQSLHTSTSSSPHPTKKVQKNFKNNYASVECGAKILSANSEAKSTSAILMENMDLYMLNPCSNKIWFVIELCEPIQVKQLDIANFELFSSTPKDFLVSISDRYPTNKWVKLGTFHARDERIVQSFPLDEQLYAKYVKVELLSHFGSEHFCPLSLIRVFGTSMVEEYEEIADSQYPSERLEYLDEDYDYPPGYQPTEDKASKNLLGSATNAILNMVNNIAANVLGGKPELESGAETGGNATIEGSGKESTESAKPTEALHTVLQPSKPEQPTTEEVSVSSDSSTSSHSSSDPHKDGQIVTLVEEEEEDEEPRLSTVTLLEEEGEEEEGEKSEEEMRKEADRNQWESQAYCPFSSFSSLSLSCMVTLPELLHRWCSARLAKERLRSLKKRQLSTQTQTRPTVSTPVLTHTPPLIPIPAPTPTQEALPLTEKAPELEVHEKGQNECKALSEAYTTDTPLSTDTPDSYTPELNILLEPSRTSTIPPQSFSDSHSSLTQPTPTPEENSLPLVKDATLDPVPTPPLQAVSIPKTQHASSVTPTLSASTPPLSPSSETASPVVVVPPVKDQPVQPLPTASRPEDFISPPTELPAALPSNDIHTDSVKSGVDTGDSQRQNVQASQTHGEQADSLPQTGEPHRVEETVEEELLSASGNGNAQRTATDFYAELQNGGDYNGGAVNGNSVLVNGGAVHGSSQKESVFMRLNNRIKALEMNMSLSSRYLEELSQRYRKQMEEMQKAFNKTIIKLQNTSRIAEEQDQKQTESIQVLQSQLENITKLMLNLTATVSELQREVSDRQSYLVVSLVLCLFLGILLCLQCCRSSTPSPSTNSTALPKSNHYPSPKRCFSSYDDMSLKRRVTCPLVRSKSFHLSSTEVGPDDLYIVEPLRFSPEKKKKRCKAKSLDKVETLKAFDPSALLTNGDPKCNGFHPCLPAPPSSTRPLPLPPPPPPPPPLPPPPSTPQVLLPRRASKEFPSETSSCSSSTHSEESYASRLPPPSPVFPADGVCNGHGLSFPLSQPVAKSRQEKRSTKRRKSRQTELQFPHMPAGSVGSLPSLQQLMKGNKEMSVGTIGVTAVTGHV; translated from the exons GTGGTGGAAGAATGGAAGACACACACATCATACGATATGGGgctagagacagagagagcagcaCGAGAGAAACTACAAAAACAGAGCATACACCATGAAGAG ACTGTGAAGCCACAAGAAGCTGGAGAGGAGGAGACAAAGCTAGACCCAGAGTCAGATACTGTACCTGTTGCCCCTGAGCCAGAACCTACCCCAGATCCCCAGGCTGAGTTGGGCCTGCAGATTCACACACAGGACCACGACCATGATGCCCCAGTGCTCGCCACTCCAGAACCAGTTCCAGCACAGGGCCAAGTGACCACAGATACCCCAGCAGAGACTTCAAGTGAACCAATTCCCAGTCTAGACTCAAACCCAGACACATCCCCCGATGAAGCTGAAAACAAACCTACCTCACAGAGTGCTGGGCCGACCCACACAGG TGCAGTGCGGGTTGCCAGTGCAGGAGATGAATTCCCAGTAGACAGCTTTGTCTTTGCTGAGCACTCTGATTCACAGTGCGGGGTCATTCCCCCCGAACTGGCAACCTGTGAAAGCTCCCCTTTTGGCAGCCCTCTCCTCAG CATGGATGAGGCTGTCACAGAGGACCAGCAGACAGATCAGAGGCACAGCTCTGGTCCTGAAACAGAAATTCAGTCCACTCCAGGCCTAGTGGACCAGGAACAAGAGCAGCATGAGGTGCTGGAAGATGGGCTGTCTGTTTTGGACCAAGTGGGCAACACCTCACACCACCAAGACAAAGAACAGCAG ACAGGGGAAACAAACATTGCCAGGGAGACTGATCCCTCTGTGCCCAGCAAAGAGGACATCCCTACCTTTGATGAATGGAAGAAGCAAGTCATGGAGGTGGAAAAGGAGAAAA GTCAGTCTCTCCATACCTCAACCAGCAGCAGCCCTCATCCAACAAAGAAGGTCCAGAAAAACTTCAAGAATAACTACGCTTCTGTAGAGTGTGGAGCCAAGATACTCTCTGCCAACAGTGAGGCCAAG agcACGTCTGCTATTCTCATGGAGAATATGGACTTATACATGTTAAATCCATGCAGCAACAAAATTTG GTTTGTGATAGAACTCTGTGAGCCTATTCAAGTGAAGCAGTTGGACATTGCAAACTTTGAGCTTTTCTCATCTACACCCAAAGACTTTCTAGTTTCCATCAGTGACAG ATATCCTACCAACAAGTGGGTAAAGCTGGGAACATTCCATGCTCGTGATGAACGGATAGTCCAGAGCTTCCCATTGGATGAACAGCTTTACGCTAAATATGTGAAG GTTGAACTTCTCTCTCACTTTGGATCTGAACACTTCTGTCCCCTCAGTCTTATCAG GGTGTTTGGTACCAGCATGGTGGAGGAGTATGAGGAGATAGCAGATTCTCAGTACCCATCAGAGAGACTTGAGTATTTGGATGAGGACTATG ACTATCCTCCTGGCTACCAACCAACAGAAGACAAGGCCTCTAAAAACCTGCTTGGTTCAGCAACca atgcCATCCTAAACATGGTAAACAACATTGCTGCTAATGTGCTGGGAGGAAAGCCAGAGCTGGAGAGTGGAGCAGAAACTGGAG GTAACGCAACCATAGAGGGGAGCGGAAAGGAGAGCACAGAGTCAGCTAAACCAACTGAGGCCCTACACACAGT aCTGCAACCTTCAAAGCCAGAACAACCTACAACAGAAGAAGTCTCTGTCTCTAGTGACTCCTCCACATCTTCCCACTCATCATCTGATCCACATAAGGATGGACAGATTGTCACTCTagtagaggaggaggaagaggacgagGAGCCCAGACTGTCAACTGTTACTCTAttggaggaggagggagaggaagaagaaggggAAAAGAGCGAGGAGGAGATGAGGAAGGAGGCAGACAGGAACCAGTGGGAGAGCCAGGCTTACTGtcctttctcctccttctcctccctctctctgtcttgcaTGGTCACCCTGCCTGAGCTGCTCCATCGCTGGTGCTCTGCCAGGCTGGCCAAGGAGCGACTGCGCAGCCTTAAGAAGAGGCAGCTTAGCACTCAAACACAGACTCGCCCTACTGTGAGCACAcctgtcctcacacacacacctccactGATTCCTATTCCTGCCCCCACACCTACCCAAGAAGCCCTCCCTCTCACAGAAAAAGCTCCAGAACTCGAGGTGCATGAGAAGGGGCAAAATGAGTGCAAAGCTCTCAGTGAGGCGTACACCACTGACACACCTCTCAGCACTGACACGCCTGATTCATACACTCCCGAGCTCAACATCCTCCTAGAGCCCAGTAGAACCTCCACCATCCCCCCTCAGAGTTTCTCAGACAGCCACAGCTCCCTAACGCAGCCTACCCCAACCCCTGAGGAGAACTCGTTACCTTTAGTTAAAGACGCAACCCTAGATCCTGTCCCCACTCCACCCCTCCAAGCTGTCTCTATCCCAAAGACGCAGCACGCCAGCAGCGTCACCCCCACGCTTTCTGCCAGCACTCCCCCGTTATCTCCATCTTCTGAGACGGCTTCTCCTGTTGTCGTGGTTCCTCCTGTCAAAGATCAGCCCGTTCAGCCTCTTCCCACTGCTTCAAGACCTGAGGATTTTATCTCCCCTCCCACTGAGCTGCCAGCAGCTTTGCCTTCAAATGACATTCACACAGACTCAGTTAAGTCAGGCGTAGACACTGGGGACTCGCAGAGACAAAATGTTCAGGCTTCCCAGACCCACGGGGAGCAGGCTGATTCACTTCCTCAGACAGGAGAGCCTCATCGAGTGGAAGAGACCGTAGAAGAGGAACTGCTGAGCGCTAGTGGGAATGGCAACGCCCAGCGGACGGCTACAGACTTCTATGCAGAGCTGCAGAACGGTGGAGATTATAATGGTGGAGCAGTGAATGGGAACAGCGTGTTAGTTAACGGAGGCGCAGTCCACGGATCCAGCCAGAAAGAGAGTGTGTTCATGAGGCTGAACAACAGGATCAAAGCTCTGGAGATGAACATGAGTCTGTCCAGCAGATACTTGGAGGAACTAAGCCAGAG ATATCGTAAACAGATGGAAGAGATGCAGAAAGCGTTCAATAAGACCATCATCAAGCTGCAAAACACCTCCCGTATTGCTGAGGAACAG GACCAGAAGCAAACAGAGTCCATCCAAGTCCTGCAGAGCCAGTTGGAAAACATCACTAAACTGATGCTCAATCTCACAGCTACAGTCAGCGAGCTGCAGAGAGAG GTATCGGACCGTCAGAGCTACCTGGTGGTCTCTCTGGTTCTGTGTCTATTTCTGGGGATCCTGCTGTGTCTGCAGTGCTGCCGCAGCTCGACCCCCAGCCCCAGCACCAACTCTACTGCTCTTCCCAAGAGCAACCACTACCCCAGCCCCAAGAG ATGCTTCTCCTCTTACGATGACATGAGCCTGAAGCGCAGGGTGACCTGCCCGCTTGTTCGCTCCAAGTCGTTTCACCTGTCCTCTACAGAAG TAGGTCCAGATGACTTGTACATTGTAGAACCTCTAAGGTTTTCTCCAGAGAAAAAG AAAAAACGCTGCAAGGCAAAGTCTTTGGACAAAGTTGAGACTCTGAAGGCATTCGATCCTTCTGCTCTCCTCACTAACGGGGATCCCAAGTGTAACGGCTTTCACCCGTGTCTCCCTGCGCCACCATCCTCAACACGcccccttcctcttcctcctcctcctccacctcctcctcccttgCCTCCTCCCCCTTCAACACCCCAGGTGTTATTGCCCCGTCGTGCCTCCAAGGAGTTCCCCTCAGAGACTAGCAGCTGCAGCTCGTCCACCCATTCTGAGGAGTCGTACGCTAGCCggctcccccctccctctcccgtCTTCCCCGCTGATGGCGTGTGCAACGGCCACGGCCTTTCTTTCCCCCTCAGCCAGCCGGTTGCTAAGTCCCGTCAGGAGAAGCGCTCAACGAAGCGGCGGAAGTCTCGACAGACCGAGCTGCAGTTCCCGCACATGCCAGCGGGGAGCGTTGGTTCTCTGCCCAGCCTGCAGCAGCTTATGAAGGGAAATAAGGAGATGAGTGTCGGGACCATCGGGGTGACAGCCGTCACCGGACATGTCTGA
- the suco gene encoding SUN domain-containing ossification factor isoform X2 has product MKRLRVLLVCLIVALLCWYPSQHVYCSEQSLSSSGQSRQEKDPDGLEQEQDSTQNKVVEEWKTHTSYDMGLETERAAREKLQKQSIHHEETVKPQEAGEEETKLDPESDTVPVAPEPEPTPDPQAELGLQIHTQDHDHDAPVLATPEPVPAQGQVTTDTPAETSSEPIPSLDSNPDTSPDEAENKPTSQSAGPTHTGAVRVASAGDEFPVDSFVFAEHSDSQCGVIPPELATCESSPFGSPLLSMDEAVTEDQQTDQRHSSGPETEIQSTPGLVDQEQEQHEVLEDGLSVLDQVGNTSHHQDKEQQTGETNIARETDPSVPSKEDIPTFDEWKKQVMEVEKEKSQSLHTSTSSSPHPTKKVQKNFKNNYASVECGAKILSANSEAKSTSAILMENMDLYMLNPCSNKIWFVIELCEPIQVKQLDIANFELFSSTPKDFLVSISDRYPTNKWVKLGTFHARDERIVQSFPLDEQLYAKYVKMFIKYIKVELLSHFGSEHFCPLSLIRVFGTSMVEEYEEIADSQYPSERLEYLDEDYDYPPGYQPTEDKASKNLLGSATNAILNMVNNIAANVLGGKPELESGAETGGNATIEGSGKESTESAKPTEALHTVLQPSKPEQPTTEEVSVSSDSSTSSHSSSDPHKDGQIVTLVEEEEEDEEPRLSTVTLLEEEGEEEEGEKSEEEMRKEADRNQWESQAYCPFSSFSSLSLSCMVTLPELLHRWCSARLAKERLRSLKKRQLSTQTQTRPTVSTPVLTHTPPLIPIPAPTPTQEALPLTEKAPELEVHEKGQNECKALSEAYTTDTPLSTDTPDSYTPELNILLEPSRTSTIPPQSFSDSHSSLTQPTPTPEENSLPLVKDATLDPVPTPPLQAVSIPKTQHASSVTPTLSASTPPLSPSSETASPVVVVPPVKDQPVQPLPTASRPEDFISPPTELPAALPSNDIHTDSVKSGVDTGDSQRQNVQASQTHGEQADSLPQTGEPHRVEETVEEELLSASGNGNAQRTATDFYAELQNGGDYNGGAVNGNSVLVNGGAVHGSSQKESVFMRLNNRIKALEMNMSLSSRYLEELSQRYRKQMEEMQKAFNKTIIKLQNTSRIAEEQDQKQTESIQVLQSQLENITKLMLNLTATVSELQREVSDRQSYLVVSLVLCLFLGILLCLQCCRSSTPSPSTNSTALPKSNHYPSPKRCFSSYDDMSLKRRVTCPLVRSKSFHLSSTEGPDDLYIVEPLRFSPEKKKKRCKAKSLDKVETLKAFDPSALLTNGDPKCNGFHPCLPAPPSSTRPLPLPPPPPPPPPLPPPPSTPQVLLPRRASKEFPSETSSCSSSTHSEESYASRLPPPSPVFPADGVCNGHGLSFPLSQPVAKSRQEKRSTKRRKSRQTELQFPHMPAGSVGSLPSLQQLMKGNKEMSVGTIGVTAVTGHV; this is encoded by the exons GTGGTGGAAGAATGGAAGACACACACATCATACGATATGGGgctagagacagagagagcagcaCGAGAGAAACTACAAAAACAGAGCATACACCATGAAGAG ACTGTGAAGCCACAAGAAGCTGGAGAGGAGGAGACAAAGCTAGACCCAGAGTCAGATACTGTACCTGTTGCCCCTGAGCCAGAACCTACCCCAGATCCCCAGGCTGAGTTGGGCCTGCAGATTCACACACAGGACCACGACCATGATGCCCCAGTGCTCGCCACTCCAGAACCAGTTCCAGCACAGGGCCAAGTGACCACAGATACCCCAGCAGAGACTTCAAGTGAACCAATTCCCAGTCTAGACTCAAACCCAGACACATCCCCCGATGAAGCTGAAAACAAACCTACCTCACAGAGTGCTGGGCCGACCCACACAGG TGCAGTGCGGGTTGCCAGTGCAGGAGATGAATTCCCAGTAGACAGCTTTGTCTTTGCTGAGCACTCTGATTCACAGTGCGGGGTCATTCCCCCCGAACTGGCAACCTGTGAAAGCTCCCCTTTTGGCAGCCCTCTCCTCAG CATGGATGAGGCTGTCACAGAGGACCAGCAGACAGATCAGAGGCACAGCTCTGGTCCTGAAACAGAAATTCAGTCCACTCCAGGCCTAGTGGACCAGGAACAAGAGCAGCATGAGGTGCTGGAAGATGGGCTGTCTGTTTTGGACCAAGTGGGCAACACCTCACACCACCAAGACAAAGAACAGCAG ACAGGGGAAACAAACATTGCCAGGGAGACTGATCCCTCTGTGCCCAGCAAAGAGGACATCCCTACCTTTGATGAATGGAAGAAGCAAGTCATGGAGGTGGAAAAGGAGAAAA GTCAGTCTCTCCATACCTCAACCAGCAGCAGCCCTCATCCAACAAAGAAGGTCCAGAAAAACTTCAAGAATAACTACGCTTCTGTAGAGTGTGGAGCCAAGATACTCTCTGCCAACAGTGAGGCCAAG agcACGTCTGCTATTCTCATGGAGAATATGGACTTATACATGTTAAATCCATGCAGCAACAAAATTTG GTTTGTGATAGAACTCTGTGAGCCTATTCAAGTGAAGCAGTTGGACATTGCAAACTTTGAGCTTTTCTCATCTACACCCAAAGACTTTCTAGTTTCCATCAGTGACAG ATATCCTACCAACAAGTGGGTAAAGCTGGGAACATTCCATGCTCGTGATGAACGGATAGTCCAGAGCTTCCCATTGGATGAACAGCTTTACGCTAAATATGTGAAG ATGTTCATCAAGTACATAAAG GTTGAACTTCTCTCTCACTTTGGATCTGAACACTTCTGTCCCCTCAGTCTTATCAG GGTGTTTGGTACCAGCATGGTGGAGGAGTATGAGGAGATAGCAGATTCTCAGTACCCATCAGAGAGACTTGAGTATTTGGATGAGGACTATG ACTATCCTCCTGGCTACCAACCAACAGAAGACAAGGCCTCTAAAAACCTGCTTGGTTCAGCAACca atgcCATCCTAAACATGGTAAACAACATTGCTGCTAATGTGCTGGGAGGAAAGCCAGAGCTGGAGAGTGGAGCAGAAACTGGAG GTAACGCAACCATAGAGGGGAGCGGAAAGGAGAGCACAGAGTCAGCTAAACCAACTGAGGCCCTACACACAGT aCTGCAACCTTCAAAGCCAGAACAACCTACAACAGAAGAAGTCTCTGTCTCTAGTGACTCCTCCACATCTTCCCACTCATCATCTGATCCACATAAGGATGGACAGATTGTCACTCTagtagaggaggaggaagaggacgagGAGCCCAGACTGTCAACTGTTACTCTAttggaggaggagggagaggaagaagaaggggAAAAGAGCGAGGAGGAGATGAGGAAGGAGGCAGACAGGAACCAGTGGGAGAGCCAGGCTTACTGtcctttctcctccttctcctccctctctctgtcttgcaTGGTCACCCTGCCTGAGCTGCTCCATCGCTGGTGCTCTGCCAGGCTGGCCAAGGAGCGACTGCGCAGCCTTAAGAAGAGGCAGCTTAGCACTCAAACACAGACTCGCCCTACTGTGAGCACAcctgtcctcacacacacacctccactGATTCCTATTCCTGCCCCCACACCTACCCAAGAAGCCCTCCCTCTCACAGAAAAAGCTCCAGAACTCGAGGTGCATGAGAAGGGGCAAAATGAGTGCAAAGCTCTCAGTGAGGCGTACACCACTGACACACCTCTCAGCACTGACACGCCTGATTCATACACTCCCGAGCTCAACATCCTCCTAGAGCCCAGTAGAACCTCCACCATCCCCCCTCAGAGTTTCTCAGACAGCCACAGCTCCCTAACGCAGCCTACCCCAACCCCTGAGGAGAACTCGTTACCTTTAGTTAAAGACGCAACCCTAGATCCTGTCCCCACTCCACCCCTCCAAGCTGTCTCTATCCCAAAGACGCAGCACGCCAGCAGCGTCACCCCCACGCTTTCTGCCAGCACTCCCCCGTTATCTCCATCTTCTGAGACGGCTTCTCCTGTTGTCGTGGTTCCTCCTGTCAAAGATCAGCCCGTTCAGCCTCTTCCCACTGCTTCAAGACCTGAGGATTTTATCTCCCCTCCCACTGAGCTGCCAGCAGCTTTGCCTTCAAATGACATTCACACAGACTCAGTTAAGTCAGGCGTAGACACTGGGGACTCGCAGAGACAAAATGTTCAGGCTTCCCAGACCCACGGGGAGCAGGCTGATTCACTTCCTCAGACAGGAGAGCCTCATCGAGTGGAAGAGACCGTAGAAGAGGAACTGCTGAGCGCTAGTGGGAATGGCAACGCCCAGCGGACGGCTACAGACTTCTATGCAGAGCTGCAGAACGGTGGAGATTATAATGGTGGAGCAGTGAATGGGAACAGCGTGTTAGTTAACGGAGGCGCAGTCCACGGATCCAGCCAGAAAGAGAGTGTGTTCATGAGGCTGAACAACAGGATCAAAGCTCTGGAGATGAACATGAGTCTGTCCAGCAGATACTTGGAGGAACTAAGCCAGAG ATATCGTAAACAGATGGAAGAGATGCAGAAAGCGTTCAATAAGACCATCATCAAGCTGCAAAACACCTCCCGTATTGCTGAGGAACAG GACCAGAAGCAAACAGAGTCCATCCAAGTCCTGCAGAGCCAGTTGGAAAACATCACTAAACTGATGCTCAATCTCACAGCTACAGTCAGCGAGCTGCAGAGAGAG GTATCGGACCGTCAGAGCTACCTGGTGGTCTCTCTGGTTCTGTGTCTATTTCTGGGGATCCTGCTGTGTCTGCAGTGCTGCCGCAGCTCGACCCCCAGCCCCAGCACCAACTCTACTGCTCTTCCCAAGAGCAACCACTACCCCAGCCCCAAGAG ATGCTTCTCCTCTTACGATGACATGAGCCTGAAGCGCAGGGTGACCTGCCCGCTTGTTCGCTCCAAGTCGTTTCACCTGTCCTCTACAGAAG GTCCAGATGACTTGTACATTGTAGAACCTCTAAGGTTTTCTCCAGAGAAAAAG AAAAAACGCTGCAAGGCAAAGTCTTTGGACAAAGTTGAGACTCTGAAGGCATTCGATCCTTCTGCTCTCCTCACTAACGGGGATCCCAAGTGTAACGGCTTTCACCCGTGTCTCCCTGCGCCACCATCCTCAACACGcccccttcctcttcctcctcctcctccacctcctcctcccttgCCTCCTCCCCCTTCAACACCCCAGGTGTTATTGCCCCGTCGTGCCTCCAAGGAGTTCCCCTCAGAGACTAGCAGCTGCAGCTCGTCCACCCATTCTGAGGAGTCGTACGCTAGCCggctcccccctccctctcccgtCTTCCCCGCTGATGGCGTGTGCAACGGCCACGGCCTTTCTTTCCCCCTCAGCCAGCCGGTTGCTAAGTCCCGTCAGGAGAAGCGCTCAACGAAGCGGCGGAAGTCTCGACAGACCGAGCTGCAGTTCCCGCACATGCCAGCGGGGAGCGTTGGTTCTCTGCCCAGCCTGCAGCAGCTTATGAAGGGAAATAAGGAGATGAGTGTCGGGACCATCGGGGTGACAGCCGTCACCGGACATGTCTGA